One window of the Haloarcula halobia genome contains the following:
- a CDS encoding acylphosphatase → MSRTRAHVFVSGRVQGVYFRATTRETAQDQGVNGWVKNLDDGRVEAVFEGEAADVEAMVEFCHEGSTRANVTDVEVTYEDPDGLEGFEVRW, encoded by the coding sequence ATGTCACGCACGCGAGCGCACGTCTTCGTCAGCGGCAGGGTCCAGGGCGTCTACTTCCGGGCGACGACCCGCGAGACCGCACAGGATCAGGGCGTTAACGGCTGGGTGAAGAACTTAGACGACGGACGGGTCGAAGCCGTCTTCGAGGGCGAGGCGGCCGACGTCGAGGCGATGGTCGAGTTCTGCCACGAGGGGAGCACGCGGGCGAACGTCACCGACGTCGAGGTGACCTACGAGGACCCCGACGGGCTCGAGGGGTTCGAGGTCCGCTGGTGA
- a CDS encoding NAD(P)H-hydrate dehydratase, with protein MITGSAMGVVDENAAALGVPRKQLMESSGNAVAGAVRDLVDPGDSVTVVAGRGNNGGDALVAARFLDDVDLRVLLLGRPETITTDISRENWDALQRAEYPTEQVRDASAFDLGNPDLVVDAMLGTGISGALREPAATAAAAMNASDATVLSVDVPSGLDAEDGSLAENAVFPDHVVTFHDTKPGLPDLDAGVTVADIGIPDAAELFVERGDLQRLDRDPASHKGDNGEMLVVGGGPYTGAPALSAQAALRAGADLVRVACPSAVARELQGYSENLIVRPYDGERLEPADVDRVASLAAEHDTLVLGPGLGDADATIDAVRDLLSRFDGTAVVDADALAVVPEVDTDATLVCTPHQGELVGMGGETSDDWRERADLVESFAADLGQTLLVKGPYDVISDGEVTRVGRTGNAGMTVGGTGDVLAGVTGALACTQEARHAAAIAAYATGAAGDLVVEDRGFGLVATDLLDAIPTVFWGEQ; from the coding sequence ATGATCACTGGCTCAGCGATGGGCGTCGTCGACGAGAACGCGGCGGCGCTGGGCGTGCCGCGCAAGCAGTTGATGGAGTCCTCGGGGAACGCCGTCGCGGGGGCGGTCCGGGACCTCGTCGACCCCGGCGACTCGGTCACCGTCGTCGCCGGCCGGGGGAACAACGGTGGCGACGCGCTCGTGGCGGCCCGCTTTCTCGACGACGTCGACCTCCGGGTCCTCCTGCTCGGACGCCCGGAGACCATCACGACCGACATCTCGCGGGAGAACTGGGACGCCCTCCAGCGCGCCGAGTACCCCACGGAACAGGTCCGCGACGCCTCGGCGTTCGACCTCGGGAACCCGGACCTCGTCGTCGACGCGATGCTCGGGACTGGCATCAGCGGGGCGCTCCGTGAACCGGCCGCCACGGCGGCGGCCGCGATGAACGCGAGCGACGCGACGGTCCTCTCGGTGGACGTCCCCTCGGGCCTCGACGCCGAAGACGGATCGCTGGCCGAGAACGCCGTTTTCCCCGACCACGTCGTCACGTTCCACGACACCAAACCCGGCCTCCCGGACCTCGATGCGGGCGTGACCGTCGCGGACATCGGCATCCCCGACGCCGCCGAACTGTTCGTCGAGCGCGGCGACCTCCAGCGACTCGACCGCGACCCGGCCAGTCACAAGGGCGACAACGGCGAGATGCTGGTCGTCGGCGGCGGCCCGTACACCGGCGCGCCGGCCCTTTCCGCTCAGGCCGCGCTCCGTGCCGGCGCCGACCTGGTGCGCGTGGCGTGCCCGTCGGCCGTCGCGCGCGAACTCCAGGGCTACAGCGAGAACCTCATCGTCCGGCCCTACGACGGCGAGCGACTCGAACCCGCTGACGTCGACCGGGTCGCTTCCCTCGCGGCCGAGCACGACACGCTCGTCCTCGGGCCGGGGCTGGGCGACGCCGACGCGACGATTGACGCCGTCCGGGACCTCCTCTCGCGGTTCGACGGCACCGCGGTCGTCGACGCCGACGCCCTTGCGGTCGTTCCCGAAGTTGACACCGACGCGACCCTGGTCTGTACGCCCCACCAGGGGGAACTCGTCGGGATGGGCGGCGAGACGAGCGACGACTGGCGCGAGCGGGCCGACCTCGTCGAGTCCTTCGCCGCCGACCTCGGCCAGACGCTGCTGGTGAAAGGGCCCTACGACGTTATCTCGGACGGCGAGGTGACCCGCGTCGGCCGGACGGGCAACGCCGGGATGACCGTTGGCGGGACCGGCGACGTCCTCGCGGGCGTGACCGGCGCGCTCGCGTGCACGCAGGAGGCCCGCCACGCGGCCGCCATCGCGGCCTACGCGACGGGCGCCGCCGGCGACCTGGTGGTCGAGGATCGCGGCTTCGGCCTCGTGGCGACGGACCTGCTGGACGCGATTCCGACGGTGTTCTGGGGAGAACAGTAG